In a single window of the Papaver somniferum cultivar HN1 chromosome 8, ASM357369v1, whole genome shotgun sequence genome:
- the LOC113302457 gene encoding calcium-binding protein KIC-like, whose amino-acid sequence MGDNESMTNYEDLLPVMAEKLDVEGFVTELCGGFRVLSDPGRGLITSESLRKNSKYLGIEEMSKEDAQEMVGEGDLDGDGALNENEFCILMVRLSPGMMEDAEIWLDKAIKEELKQTSASTTAAMTSI is encoded by the coding sequence ATGGGAGATAATGAAAGTATGACTAATTATGAAGATTTACTACCAGTAATGGCAGAGAAGCTAGACGTAGAAGGCTTTGTAACAGAATTATGTGGTGGATTTAGGGTTCTGTCTGATCCAGGAAGAGGGTTAATAACATCAGAAAGTTTAAGAAAGAATTCCAAGTATTTAGGAATAGAAGAAATGAGTAAAGAAGATGCTCAAGAAATGGTAGGAGAAGGTGATCTTGATGGTGATGGAGCTctaaatgaaaatgaattttgtatCTTAATGGTTAGACTTAGTCCTGGTATGATGGAGGATGCTGAAATTTGGCTTGATAAAGCCATAAAGGAAGAACTTAAGCAAACATCTGCTTCTACTACTGCTGCTATGACTTCAATTTAG